The DNA sequence ACTAAAGAGAAGCACTGTTACAGTTTTAAGGAGGGCTATTCATGGAATTAGTAAAACCAGATCATTTGCAGGAACTCATAACTTCTTTTGCGAATAAAGACGTGTACATCCATCTCGAAACGACGAACGGTTCCTATGCCGCTCATTTCAATGAAAATGTATTTAACGCGGGTGCGTTCATCCGCAATATCGTCATTAAATTCGAACTTGGAAAAGTCGCTGGCGATTCGCCCCACCGCATCGGGTTGAAGTTACCATCCGGTTGGATTTACGCGCAAGGTATCACACATTATAAACTCGACGAGCACGGGCGTCTGCTCATGGCAGGCCTCGATTCAGAAGGAAAACTTGCGGTTGCGCTTGAAATTAGCGAGACTCCGTTCACATATTAATAAAGGAGGTTATTTTTTATGATTAAAAAAGAACGCCATGTACTTGTCATATTCCCCCACCCAGACGATGAAGCATTCGGCGTATCAGGTACCATTTCTTCCTACAGAGATATGGGGGTACCTGTCACGTATGCTTGTTTAACATTAGGTGAAATGGGACGTAACTTAGGGAATCCGCCATTCGCAAACCGAGAAACTCTTCCTCAAATTCGGAAAGAGGAACTCAAAAAGGCTTGTGAAGCAATGGGACTTGACGATTTACGGATGATGGGATTCCGAGATAAAACGGTCGAATTTGAAGATGATGAAAAAATGGTGAAACTCGTTACAGACTTAATAGAAGAAACGAATCCTTCACTTATTATTTCATTCTATCCTGGTCTAGCTGTCCATCCAGACCACGATGCAACTGCACGCGCAGTTGTACGTGCAGTCCGAAGAATGCCGGAAACAGAACGTCCTACAATTTATACACTCGCCTTTGCGAACAATACGGTTGAAGTCCTCGGAGAACCCGATATTATTCACGACATTACAGCAAATGCTGATAAAAAAATCGCAACGCTAAAAGCTCATGCATCTCAGACCGTGTGGATGATGAAAGATATGGAAATAAAATTAGCAGCGCAAGATCCAGATTCACTAAAATGGCTTAATTTCGAGCGTTTTTACACATATCGATGGGATAAAGATTTCGAATAAGAAGGTACAGTAAAGAGCTACAATCTAGATGTCTTGATTTCCCTTCAGGAGCATAATTCAATAAATCACTACGAGAAAGAGACTATAAACCACATTGGTTTATAGTCTCTTTCTTATGTATATTTATTTATTAAATCACTAGTGCCCCATAAATAATTACTTAGATTTCAGTCAGTGTGTTTATATTTTTTTCAAAAAGGTAAATACCCTAATAGAGGTAGCGCTATCCATTTGTTGAAATTATACAGAAAGGCAGGGTCGTCAGGCAAAAAGATTATTTCTTATGAGACGTTGGAGTTCTCGAAACACCGTATCCAATACGTCACATCCCTATACATAAAGACATCTCGGTAATGGTATG is a window from the Sporosarcina sp. ANT_H38 genome containing:
- a CDS encoding YojF family protein produces the protein MELVKPDHLQELITSFANKDVYIHLETTNGSYAAHFNENVFNAGAFIRNIVIKFELGKVAGDSPHRIGLKLPSGWIYAQGITHYKLDEHGRLLMAGLDSEGKLAVALEISETPFTY
- the bshB2 gene encoding bacillithiol biosynthesis deacetylase BshB2 codes for the protein MIKKERHVLVIFPHPDDEAFGVSGTISSYRDMGVPVTYACLTLGEMGRNLGNPPFANRETLPQIRKEELKKACEAMGLDDLRMMGFRDKTVEFEDDEKMVKLVTDLIEETNPSLIISFYPGLAVHPDHDATARAVVRAVRRMPETERPTIYTLAFANNTVEVLGEPDIIHDITANADKKIATLKAHASQTVWMMKDMEIKLAAQDPDSLKWLNFERFYTYRWDKDFE